Proteins from one Peromyscus eremicus chromosome 8a, PerEre_H2_v1, whole genome shotgun sequence genomic window:
- the LOC131918069 gene encoding zinc finger protein 431-like isoform X2 has product MNAVAYEDVHVDFTQEEWALLDPSQKSLYRDVMRDTYRNLTAIGYTWEDHNIEDHCQSSRRHER; this is encoded by the exons aatgcagtggcCTATGAAGATGTGCATGTTGACTTCACTCAGgaagagtgggctttgctggatccttcccagaagagtctCTACAGAGATGTGATGCGGGATACCTACAGGAACCTTACTGCTATAG GCTACACATGGGAAGATCATAATATTGAAGACcattgtcaaagttctagaagacatgaaaggtaa
- the LOC131918069 gene encoding zinc finger protein 431-like isoform X1 — MNAVAYEDVHVDFTQEEWALLDPSQKSLYRDVMRDTYRNLTAIGYTWEDHNIEDHCQSSRRHERHERSHTGEDPSEYTQNVKAYAYHNYLQRHEKIYTGEKPYECNQCGKAYACNSSLLRHKRAHTGEKPYECNQCGKAFARDSSLQTHKRTHTGEKPYECNQCGKAFAQHSHLLMHRRIHTGEKPYECNQCGKAFVCHSSLQIHKRTHTGEKPYECNQCGKAFAYHNYLQTHKRIHTGEKPYKCNQCGKAFARDSSLQTHKRTHTGEKPYECNQCGKAFAQHSHLLMHRRVHSGEKPYECNQCGKAFLCHSHLQIHKRTHTGEKPYECNQCGKAFACHSYLQTHKRIHTGEKPYECNHCGKAFTCHSHLVMHRRTHTGEKPYKCNQCGKAFSQQSNLQIHKRIHTSEKYYECNQCAKSFTIHSNLQIHKRTHTGEKLSECNQCGKAFAFNSRLQIHKRTHTGGKSYESNQCGKAFVCHCSLQNHEKTSYCRETL, encoded by the exons aatgcagtggcCTATGAAGATGTGCATGTTGACTTCACTCAGgaagagtgggctttgctggatccttcccagaagagtctCTACAGAGATGTGATGCGGGATACCTACAGGAACCTTACTGCTATAG GCTACACATGGGAAGATCATAATATTGAAGACcattgtcaaagttctagaagacatgaaag gcatgaaagaagtcatactggagaggACCCTTCTGAATATACTCAAAATGTTAAAGCCTATGCATATCATaattatcttcaaaggcatgaaaaaatctatactggagagaaaccctatgaatgtaatcaatgtggtaaagcctatgCATGTAACAGTAGTCTTCTAAGGCATAAAagagcacatactggagagaaaccctatgaatgtaatcagtgtggtaaagcttttgcacgTGACAGTAGTctccaaacacataaaagaacacatactggagagaaaccctatgaatgtaatcaatgtggtaaagcctttgcacaacacagtcaTCTTCTAATGCATagaagaatacatactggagagaaaccctatgaatgtaatcagtgtggtaaagcctttgtatgtcaCAGTTCTCTCCAAATACATaagagaacacatacaggagagaaaccctatgaatgtaatcaatgtggtaaagcttttgcataTCACAATTATctccaaacacataaaagaatacatactggagagaaaccctataaatgtaatcaatgtggtaaagcctttgcacgtgACAGTAGTctccaaacacataaaagaacacatactggagagaaaccctatgaatgtaatcagtgtggtaaagcctttgcacaacatagTCATCTTCTAATGCATAGAAGAgtacattctggagagaaaccctatgaatgtaatcaatgtggtaaagcttttttaTGTCACAGTcatctccaaatacataaaagaacacatacaggagagaaaccctatgaatgtaatcagtgtggtaaagcctttgcatgtcacaGTTATctccaaacacataaaagaatacatactggagagaaaccctatgaatgtaatcattgtggtaaagcctttacatgtcATAGTCATCTTGTAATGCATAGAAGAacgcatactggagagaaaccctataaatgtaatcaatgtggaaaAGCTTTTTCACAACAGAGTAATctccaaattcataaaagaatccATACTTCAGAGAAATactatgaatgcaatcagtgtgCTAAAAGCTTTACAATTCACTCTAAcctccaaatacataaaagaacacatactggagagaaactctctgaatgtaatcaatgtgggaaagcctttgcatTTAACAGTAGactccaaatacataaaagaacacatactggagggaAATCCTATGAaagtaatcaatgtggtaaagcctttgtatgtcaCTGTAGTCTTCAAAATCATGAGAAAACatcatactgcagagaaaccctataa